The Streptomyces sp. NBC_00454 DNA segment CGGACAGGAACTCGGCCCCGGTGCCGAGGACATGGCGCATCTTGTCGGCGAGCATGGCGTTGGACACGTCCGCGTTCTTCAGCGCGAAGGTGCCGCCGAAGCCGCAGCAGGACTCGGCGTCGGGCAGTTCGACGAGGTCGATGCCCTTCACGGCGCGCAGCAGTGCGAGCGGCCGGTCGCCGACGCGGAGCATGCGCAGCGAGTGGCAGGTCGGGTGGTAGGTGACGCGGTGCGGGAAGTACGCGCCGACGTCGGTGACGCCGAGGACGTCGACGAGGAGTTCCGACAGCTCGTACACCGTCGGCGCCACTCGCTCGACCGCCTCGGTGAGGGCGGCGTCCCCGTACTGGGCGGCCACCACCCGGTGGTGGTCGCGCACCATGCCCGCGCAGGACCCGGAGGGGACGACGACGGCGTCGTAGCCCTCGAAGACCTCGGTGAAGCGGCCCACCATGGGCAGGGTCTCGGGCCGGTAGCCGGTGTTGAAGTGCATCTGGCCGCAGCACGTCTGGCCCTGCGGGAACTCGACGGTGTGACCGAGGCGTTCCAGCAGTGCGGTCACCGCCTGGCCGGTGCGGGGGAACATCGTGTCGTTGAAGCACGTGATGAAGAGGGCTATGCGCATGGGGTGTCCTGGGGCGGGGGGTCCTGTGGCGGGTCCGGGGGTTCCGTGATGGTCAGGCCGTAGGTCCGCACGGCCGTGCCGGTGAAGACCTCGTGGCGCTCGGCCGGGCTGAGTCCGTCCGTCATCTCTCCGGCGGCGGCGACGACTTGGGCGTAGGTGGCGGCGAGCCGGCAGACGGGCCAGTCGGAGCCGAACATCAGCCGCCCGGGGCCGAAGGCGTCCAGGACGGTGTCGGCGTACGGCCTCAGGTCATCGACCGTCCAGGAGTCCCAGTCGGCCTCGGTGACCATGCCCGAGAGTTTGCAGACGGTGTTGGGGAGCGCGGCGAGGCGCCCGATCCGCTCCGCCCAGGGTGCGAGTTCGCCGGACGCGATGGGCGGCTTGCCGAGGTGGTCGAGGACGAAGGTGAGGCCGGGAAGACGCTGCGCGGCGTCGATGGCGGCCTCGAGTTGGTGCGGCTGCACCACGAGGTCGTAGACGAGTCCGGCCTCGGCGACCGCGCTCAGGCCGCGCAGTGCCTCCGGGCGCACGAGCCAGCGGGGGTCCGGCTCGCCCTGCACCTGGTGGCGCATCCCCACCAGGTGCTCCCCACCGGAGCCGGCACGCAGCCCGGCGAGAGCGTCGGCGACGTCGGGTGCGGTCAGGTCGGTCCAGCCGACGACCCCGGCGACCAGGTCGCTGCGTGCGGCCATGGCCAGGAACTCGGGGGTCTCTTCCGCCGCGGTGACCGTCTGCACCAGCACGGTGGCGGTGACGCCGGCCGCGCGGGCCTGCGGTGTCAGGTCGGCGAGGGAGAAGTTCCGTCGCAGCGGGGCGAGTTCGGGCCCGGTGATCCAGTCCTGGTCGCGGACGGACAGGTCCCACACGTGGTGGTGGGCGTCCACGATTCCCGGCCCGTGGTCCACCCCGGTCACAGCTCCCACACCACCGGCAGCGTGGTGTCCGCGCCCTGCTCGGAGTAGTCGTGGACGACGTCCAGCAGCTCGGCCATCCGCGCCTGCCAGGCAATGTTGACCGGCAGCTTCTCCAGTGCGGCGATCATCGCCTGGTAGTCCTGGACCTCCAGTACGTGGAACAGGTCGGTGCCGCTGCGCCAGATGGTCCACTCGCTCACCCCCGCGGCGCGGATGGCGGCGGTCAGTTCCTCGGGCACCTGCCGGTGCGCGGCGTCGTACTCCTCGATGCGGTCGGCGCGGACCTTGGTGTGCAGGGCGACCTTCATGACGGCTCCTTCGGCGACGGGGTTTCCCCGATGGGTGCCGGGACGGGGACGGGGGTGTCCGGGTCCAGCAGGCCCTCGGCGCGCAGCTCGTCCCACAAGGCGTCCGGGATCGGGCGCCGCAGCTGCTCCACGGTGTCGCGCACCTCCTCGGGGGAACGGGCGCCGGTCAGGACGCTCGCCACGGACGGG contains these protein-coding regions:
- a CDS encoding L-rhamnose mutarotase, coding for MKVALHTKVRADRIEEYDAAHRQVPEELTAAIRAAGVSEWTIWRSGTDLFHVLEVQDYQAMIAALEKLPVNIAWQARMAELLDVVHDYSEQGADTTLPVVWEL
- a CDS encoding amidohydrolase → MTGVDHGPGIVDAHHHVWDLSVRDQDWITGPELAPLRRNFSLADLTPQARAAGVTATVLVQTVTAAEETPEFLAMAARSDLVAGVVGWTDLTAPDVADALAGLRAGSGGEHLVGMRHQVQGEPDPRWLVRPEALRGLSAVAEAGLVYDLVVQPHQLEAAIDAAQRLPGLTFVLDHLGKPPIASGELAPWAERIGRLAALPNTVCKLSGMVTEADWDSWTVDDLRPYADTVLDAFGPGRLMFGSDWPVCRLAATYAQVVAAAGEMTDGLSPAERHEVFTGTAVRTYGLTITEPPDPPQDPPPQDTPCA
- a CDS encoding (Fe-S)-binding protein, with the protein product MRIALFITCFNDTMFPRTGQAVTALLERLGHTVEFPQGQTCCGQMHFNTGYRPETLPMVGRFTEVFEGYDAVVVPSGSCAGMVRDHHRVVAAQYGDAALTEAVERVAPTVYELSELLVDVLGVTDVGAYFPHRVTYHPTCHSLRMLRVGDRPLALLRAVKGIDLVELPDAESCCGFGGTFALKNADVSNAMLADKMRHVLGTGAEFLSAGDNSCLTHIGGGLSRLRTGVGTMHLAEILASTEGDPR